A portion of the Calothrix sp. 336/3 genome contains these proteins:
- the nfi gene encoding deoxyribonuclease V (cleaves DNA at apurinic or apyrimidinic sites): MKIHQRHDWDLSLEDAKTIQKQLQAEVITTDQFTEPVKYVAGVDMGFEADGTISRAAVAVLSFPDLEVVETQIAYRPTSFPYIPGFLSFREIPAVLDALEKIQTIPDIILCDGQGIAHPRRFGIACHLGVILNLPTIGVAKSLFIGSHGELPESRGSWQPLIHNSETIGAVLRTRVGVKPLYISIGHRISLATAIAYVLRCTPKYRLPETTRIADKLASDR, from the coding sequence ATGAAAATCCATCAACGTCATGACTGGGATTTGAGTTTGGAGGATGCTAAAACCATCCAAAAGCAGCTGCAAGCAGAGGTGATTACAACTGATCAATTCACCGAACCTGTAAAATATGTGGCTGGGGTAGATATGGGTTTTGAGGCTGATGGTACAATTAGTCGGGCTGCGGTGGCTGTTTTAAGTTTTCCTGATTTAGAGGTAGTGGAAACTCAGATTGCCTATCGTCCTACTTCTTTCCCCTATATTCCAGGTTTTCTATCTTTTCGAGAAATTCCGGCGGTATTAGATGCATTAGAAAAGATACAAACTATACCAGATATTATCCTGTGTGATGGTCAAGGGATTGCCCACCCTCGGAGATTTGGCATTGCTTGCCATTTGGGTGTGATTTTGAATTTACCGACGATTGGTGTGGCTAAGTCTTTGTTTATTGGTAGTCATGGGGAGTTGCCGGAATCGCGAGGAAGTTGGCAACCTTTGATACATAATTCTGAAACCATTGGTGCAGTTTTACGGACGAGAGTGGGGGTGAAACCTCTATATATTTCTATTGGTCATCGTATCAGTTTAGCAACAGCGATCGCCTATGTTTTGCGTTGTACTCCTAAGTACCGTCTACCGGAAACCACGAGAATTGCTGACAAATTGGCTTCCGATCGGTAG
- a CDS encoding FtsW/RodA/SpoVE family cell cycle protein gives MNLRSLIPFLDDSVSSWALEARLLRWLTLTWLFFGLVMLFSASYAVADVKHDDGLYYFKRQLIWVVVAFFGFNFIVNLPLKRILGISHWLVILLLCLIFVTLIPGLGKTDLGAARRLLGPIPIQPSELIKPFLVLQSARVFGMWERFSWGVRFTWLGIFALVILGILAQPNLSTAALCGMTIWLIALAAGLPYKYLGGTALSGLLLATLSISIREYQRKRVMSFINPWADATGDGYQLVQSLLAVGSGGSWGTGFGQSQQKLFYLPIQDTDFIFSVFAEEFGFIGSVVLLVILAIYATLGLIVALRATQPVYRLVAMGVTIVIVGQSFLHIGVTTGVLPTTGLPLPLFSYGGNSMIASMLLTALLVRVARESNEAEVVPIRGKELINDRQRSKKGFTKIFR, from the coding sequence GTGAATCTACGTAGCTTGATTCCATTTCTAGATGACTCTGTATCCAGTTGGGCGTTAGAAGCCAGATTGCTGCGCTGGCTAACACTAACATGGCTCTTTTTTGGATTAGTTATGCTTTTCTCTGCATCCTATGCTGTTGCAGATGTTAAGCATGATGATGGACTCTATTACTTTAAACGCCAATTAATTTGGGTTGTAGTTGCCTTTTTCGGCTTTAATTTCATCGTTAATTTGCCCCTGAAGAGAATACTAGGCATTTCCCACTGGCTAGTAATTCTCCTGTTATGCTTGATATTTGTCACACTCATCCCCGGTTTAGGTAAAACCGACTTAGGTGCTGCCCGGAGGCTACTCGGTCCCATTCCCATTCAACCCTCAGAATTAATTAAACCATTTTTAGTACTGCAAAGCGCCCGCGTCTTCGGAATGTGGGAACGCTTCAGTTGGGGTGTACGCTTTACCTGGTTAGGAATTTTTGCCCTAGTGATTCTGGGTATTCTTGCCCAACCGAACCTGAGTACAGCTGCTTTGTGTGGTATGACAATTTGGTTGATTGCCCTAGCCGCCGGTTTACCATACAAATATTTAGGGGGTACTGCTCTGAGTGGTTTATTATTGGCTACTTTGAGTATTAGTATCCGCGAGTACCAACGTAAACGGGTAATGTCCTTTATCAATCCCTGGGCAGATGCTACAGGAGACGGTTATCAGTTAGTACAAAGTTTACTAGCTGTTGGTTCCGGTGGTAGTTGGGGAACTGGATTTGGGCAATCGCAACAGAAACTGTTTTATCTACCCATTCAAGATACAGACTTTATCTTTTCTGTTTTTGCCGAAGAGTTTGGTTTTATAGGTAGTGTTGTCTTACTAGTTATTCTGGCTATTTATGCCACCCTAGGGTTAATTGTGGCTCTGAGAGCTACCCAACCAGTTTATCGATTAGTGGCAATGGGAGTCACGATTGTGATTGTTGGGCAGTCGTTTTTACATATTGGCGTAACTACGGGAGTTTTGCCCACCACTGGTTTACCCTTACCTTTATTTAGTTATGGCGGTAACTCGATGATTGCCAGTATGTTACTTACTGCTTTATTGGTTCGTGTTGCCAGAGAAAGTAACGAAGCTGAGGTAGTACCAATTCGGGGTAAAGAGTTAATTAATGATAGACAACGCAGTAAGAAAGGTTTCACGAAGATTTTTAGGTAG
- a CDS encoding cytochrome c biogenesis protein CcdA, which yields MLENLQTQLYQLEQFANTLVTNQLTHLSLVSVGVIFMAGLLTSLTPCMLSMLPITIGYIGGYEAKTRWQAAAQSTWFALGLATTLAAMGIIAALVGKVYGQVGIGLPIIVSILAILMGLNLLEALPLTFPSFGGTEWISQELPSGVRAYLIGLSFGVVASPCSTPVLASLLGWVANSQDLLLGGVLLISYTAGYVAPLILAGTFTASIKKILELRRWSSWINPVSGVLLVGFGVFSLLTRLI from the coding sequence ATGCTTGAAAATTTACAAACCCAACTTTATCAATTAGAACAATTCGCTAACACCCTTGTGACTAACCAACTCACCCATCTGAGTCTGGTGAGTGTGGGTGTGATTTTTATGGCAGGTTTGTTGACTAGTTTGACTCCCTGTATGCTTTCCATGCTGCCGATTACTATTGGCTATATTGGCGGTTATGAAGCCAAAACTCGTTGGCAAGCTGCTGCTCAATCCACTTGGTTTGCTCTCGGTTTAGCAACGACTTTAGCTGCTATGGGTATTATCGCTGCCCTAGTTGGTAAAGTTTACGGTCAGGTGGGAATTGGTTTACCGATTATTGTCAGTATCTTGGCAATTCTCATGGGTTTAAATCTTTTAGAAGCATTACCCCTGACTTTTCCTTCCTTTGGGGGAACAGAATGGATTTCCCAGGAATTACCATCTGGTGTTCGTGCTTATTTAATCGGTTTAAGTTTTGGGGTGGTTGCTTCTCCCTGTAGCACTCCTGTTTTGGCTAGTTTGTTGGGTTGGGTGGCAAATTCCCAGGATTTACTTCTCGGTGGGGTATTACTAATTTCCTATACTGCGGGTTATGTTGCTCCCTTAATCTTGGCAGGGACTTTCACTGCTTCTATCAAAAAAATATTAGAATTACGCCGTTGGTCAAGTTGGATTAACCCTGTGAGTGGTGTCTTATTGGTGGGG
- a CDS encoding acetyl ornithine aminotransferase family protein: MLSIPLTRSLPRSPQIITPLPGKRAQELVERDRAVTSPSYTRDYPLVVARGEGCMVEDVDGNVFLDMTAGIAVTATGHAHPQVVEAIQAQAANLIHMSGTDFYYEPMVEFAEMLADRTPFPHGAKVFFTNSGAESNEGAMKLARYYTGRSQMIAFLGGFHGRTYGAMSLTGSKAVQRKGFGSLVPGITHIPYGNHASLDYLENQLFPAMLPPQEVAAIVVEAIQGEGGYIVPTPGFLQRIREICDRHGILMVVDEVQSGMGRTGKLFAIEHWGIMPDIITTAKGIASGLPLGAILARPEIMTWQPGSHATTFGGNPIACAAGIATLKLLENGLMANATKMGEFLQTRLGELQGIFPRVSPSRGKGLMVAVDLWDESGELDSTLRDRVLQEAFQRGLLLLGCGKAAIRFCPPLVIDSEQIDIAVDILKDILAKVTPQHD; this comes from the coding sequence ATGTTAAGTATTCCCCTGACGCGATCGCTACCCCGCTCGCCACAAATTATTACACCTTTACCAGGAAAACGCGCCCAGGAATTAGTCGAACGCGATCGCGCAGTCACCTCCCCTTCCTATACCCGTGATTATCCCCTAGTAGTGGCAAGGGGTGAGGGGTGCATGGTAGAAGATGTGGATGGTAATGTATTTTTAGATATGACCGCAGGTATAGCCGTTACAGCTACCGGACACGCCCACCCCCAGGTAGTGGAAGCAATTCAGGCTCAGGCTGCTAATTTAATACATATGTCCGGAACTGATTTTTATTACGAGCCGATGGTGGAATTTGCGGAGATGCTCGCAGATCGTACCCCCTTTCCCCATGGTGCGAAGGTATTTTTTACCAACTCCGGGGCAGAATCCAACGAAGGTGCAATGAAGCTGGCAAGATATTATACCGGACGTTCCCAAATGATTGCCTTTCTCGGCGGCTTCCACGGGCGTACATACGGGGCAATGTCCCTGACTGGCTCCAAGGCAGTTCAGAGAAAAGGCTTTGGTTCCTTGGTGCCTGGTATTACTCATATACCCTACGGTAATCACGCAAGTTTAGATTACTTAGAAAATCAGTTATTTCCGGCAATGTTGCCACCCCAGGAAGTCGCAGCGATTGTGGTAGAAGCGATTCAAGGGGAAGGAGGGTATATTGTACCCACCCCAGGTTTCTTACAAAGGATTCGAGAAATTTGCGATCGCCACGGTATTTTGATGGTAGTTGATGAAGTGCAATCAGGAATGGGACGTACAGGTAAATTATTTGCCATCGAACATTGGGGAATCATGCCGGATATTATCACCACAGCTAAGGGAATTGCCAGTGGTTTACCCCTCGGTGCAATTTTGGCACGTCCGGAAATCATGACATGGCAACCGGGTTCCCATGCTACCACCTTTGGCGGTAATCCCATCGCCTGTGCTGCCGGAATTGCCACCCTGAAACTTCTAGAAAATGGTTTGATGGCAAACGCTACCAAGATGGGAGAATTCCTGCAAACAAGGTTAGGAGAGTTACAGGGAATCTTTCCCAGGGTTTCCCCCTCACGGGGTAAAGGATTGATGGTTGCAGTGGATTTGTGGGATGAGTCAGGGGAATTAGATAGTACATTGCGCGATCGCGTACTTCAAGAAGCATTTCAACGGGGTTTGTTACTCCTCGGTTGTGGGAAAGCTGCCATTCGTTTTTGCCCTCCCCTAGTCATTGACAGTGAACAGATAGATATTGCAGTGGATATTCTCAAAGATATCTTAGCTAAGGTAACTCCACAGCATGATTGA